One genomic region from Spirosoma sp. KCTC 42546 encodes:
- a CDS encoding agmatine/peptidylarginine deiminase yields the protein MNIQPLIETTNQALIPAREGFFFPPEWHPHVATWLSWPHTEASWTREQQELMFPAYIEFIKAIAESEQVCINAHNEIVIQAAKLRLLAAGADMSRITLLPHPTNDSWCRDHGPAFLINPEKKERMIVNWGYNAWGGKYPPYDRDDLIPIEIAHYRNLDYVTPGIIMEGGSVEFNGAGTVLTSRACLLNQNRNAHLTQAKIEQYLCDYYGVQQVLWVEEGIVGDDTDGHIDDTVRFVNEDTVIAAYESNQNDANYPFLQEIHQELKEMRLLNGKQLNIVELPMPDPVVSDGLRLPASYANFLITTGSVIVPTFRCAKDQQALDIIGSCFPDRKIVGIDSTDIVWGLGSFHCLSQQEPGV from the coding sequence ATGAATATACAGCCATTGATTGAAACAACAAATCAAGCATTGATCCCGGCCCGAGAGGGCTTTTTCTTTCCGCCTGAGTGGCACCCGCATGTGGCTACCTGGCTCAGTTGGCCCCATACCGAAGCCTCCTGGACCCGCGAGCAACAGGAGCTGATGTTCCCGGCCTACATTGAGTTTATCAAAGCGATTGCCGAAAGTGAGCAGGTATGCATTAACGCCCACAACGAGATCGTTATCCAGGCGGCCAAACTACGTTTACTGGCTGCCGGAGCCGATATGAGCCGCATTACCCTCCTGCCCCACCCAACCAACGACTCCTGGTGCCGCGATCACGGTCCGGCCTTTCTGATTAATCCTGAGAAAAAAGAACGGATGATTGTCAACTGGGGGTACAACGCCTGGGGAGGTAAATATCCGCCCTATGATCGCGACGATCTGATTCCGATTGAAATTGCCCACTATCGAAACTTGGATTACGTAACACCCGGCATCATCATGGAAGGTGGTTCTGTGGAGTTCAATGGAGCTGGTACCGTATTGACCAGCCGGGCGTGTTTGCTTAACCAGAACCGAAATGCCCACCTGACCCAGGCGAAAATAGAGCAGTACCTCTGTGATTACTACGGCGTACAGCAGGTACTTTGGGTGGAAGAAGGCATTGTTGGCGACGATACCGATGGCCACATTGACGATACGGTTCGCTTTGTCAATGAGGATACCGTCATAGCCGCGTATGAATCGAACCAAAACGATGCCAATTACCCGTTTCTCCAGGAAATCCACCAAGAACTGAAGGAAATGCGGCTGCTGAATGGTAAGCAACTCAATATCGTTGAGCTACCCATGCCCGATCCTGTTGTGAGTGATGGCCTTCGCCTACCCGCTTCGTACGCTAATTTCCTGATCACAACTGGCTCGGTCATTGTACCAACCTTCCGCTGTGCTAAAGACCAGCAAGCGCTGGATATCATCGGCAGCTGTTTCCCCGACCGTAAAATCGTAGGAATTGATTCAACCGATATTGTCTGGGGGCTGGGCAGTTTCCATTGCCTGAGCCAGCAGGAACCAGGCGTTTAG
- a CDS encoding leucine-rich repeat protein yields MRLNRWKHWLFVLGFIVIRLTNSSAQHGQKLVAELDVLPGWYPVPRTASSVFQDNSLAYPNAYTSFSHLLKKVKEGSKVEALTIDGIMLKQGGLADLSQLQTVRVLTINLSGAMPLQTDSLFQIIQNWPALERLTITVNPYFPNKTESGGLVTLPAAFMHFPNLHDVRLSGSGFQWDTSFNALAGLKSLRSLDISSWQQVKPLPIYFPQLPQITALRISGINFLVNQQTFSNLSTLSQLTLTNVTIDSVTFQHTLTSLSRLETLALETIRSLRKLAFNELKNLKSVELSGNPDLLVDAATFAGLPGLERLSIRNQQAIDMSGFCSLTQLHTLSISGIRTPTQIPDCISKLDQLTELRIESVPLNRLSDRIGSLKQLQKLSLSHCGLDSLPATLAQLMNLNELGLMGNKLRQMPNIWKLTNLQNLNIANNQLVSLPEELGRLTHLETLAAYNNKLTQLPASIGRLVNLRLLSLQANQLEQLPEELGKLRKLQFLSLNNNQLTGFPASMGQLDSLKRLLIGNNRLRSLPATFSQLKSLIELHIGTNELTALPANFGSLHTLTNLTIETNPITELPASICELYALEYLTIMGTQIRLLPEQIGALTKLRQVTLTNNELIALPTSIGQWQHVTSISLERNRLEGLPNSLGRLGKLGNLRISGKDKVVEGAMGGIQQLPDSIVHCTQLWDLLIDRQPQLDADDVFTKAARMKRLTHLKVTNCNISKLPTIDWKNTAWQMLVLSQNLLTELPVGLLDVPALQTLAVAENRLPESLNRDFHDKESVRVAFIEAGLVPLESLSKPNRRVASAYMQMSAHKARQRDWAGVLSDLGKAIEYAPDTIRSFAYGQRASFHVFRKEYPEALADYDKAIQYAPQLRKEKLSDTMATTRTLATYWQQKAFVLGIMGQYDAALSAITQAESFLPPADTYSPLTGLVHTERGRYLAMKDKLADADSSYRKAIRAYEKLMHPDPGIRLTIVELSLLTGQYDRAKRAIADLPMDQMRDGYATLKEYLEICIAVLKNEQTGAQAMERLTAYLDKHPAKIYGWRFDLFDNWLTKSKLPTEKMATLRQLTDATKERLVKPE; encoded by the coding sequence ATGCGGCTCAACAGATGGAAACACTGGCTGTTCGTACTTGGATTTATCGTAATAAGACTTACCAACAGCTCTGCTCAGCACGGGCAAAAATTAGTAGCAGAACTGGATGTCTTACCCGGTTGGTATCCTGTTCCTCGCACGGCATCATCTGTGTTTCAGGATAATTCGTTAGCCTATCCGAATGCCTATACAAGCTTTTCTCACCTACTCAAAAAAGTAAAGGAGGGCAGTAAAGTTGAGGCTCTGACCATTGATGGTATTATGTTGAAACAGGGTGGCCTGGCTGACTTAAGCCAGCTGCAGACGGTACGCGTGCTGACCATCAACCTGAGTGGAGCAATGCCTCTGCAAACGGATTCTTTGTTTCAGATAATTCAGAATTGGCCCGCCTTAGAGCGCCTTACTATTACGGTAAACCCTTATTTTCCCAACAAAACCGAATCTGGTGGCTTAGTAACGTTGCCCGCTGCCTTTATGCATTTTCCCAACTTGCATGACGTTCGGCTTAGTGGTTCGGGTTTCCAGTGGGACACGTCGTTCAACGCCCTGGCTGGACTGAAATCGCTTCGCTCGCTCGATATATCCAGCTGGCAGCAAGTCAAGCCGTTGCCAATTTACTTCCCACAATTACCTCAGATTACCGCTTTACGAATCAGTGGAATAAATTTTCTGGTCAATCAGCAGACGTTCAGCAATCTCAGCACATTGAGCCAGCTGACGCTGACAAATGTTACGATTGATTCGGTTACGTTTCAGCACACCTTAACGAGTCTGTCTCGGTTGGAAACGCTGGCCCTGGAAACCATTCGTTCCTTACGGAAACTAGCGTTTAATGAGTTGAAGAATCTTAAGTCTGTTGAATTGAGCGGCAATCCAGACTTGTTGGTCGATGCGGCCACCTTTGCTGGATTGCCAGGTTTGGAACGGCTTAGCATTCGAAACCAACAGGCTATAGATATGTCCGGGTTTTGCTCGCTCACTCAGTTGCACACCTTATCCATAAGTGGGATTCGTACACCTACTCAGATTCCAGATTGTATTAGTAAGCTAGATCAGCTTACCGAATTACGAATTGAAAGCGTTCCGCTTAACCGGCTTTCTGATCGTATTGGCTCTTTAAAGCAATTACAAAAACTGAGCCTTAGCCATTGTGGACTCGATTCATTGCCAGCCACCCTTGCTCAACTAATGAACCTGAACGAACTTGGGTTAATGGGCAATAAACTACGTCAGATGCCCAACATCTGGAAGCTGACCAACTTACAGAATCTAAATATTGCCAATAATCAATTGGTTAGTTTGCCCGAAGAGCTTGGCCGACTAACCCATTTGGAAACCCTGGCTGCTTATAATAACAAGCTAACCCAACTGCCCGCGTCGATTGGCCGGTTGGTGAACCTTCGTCTTCTTTCGCTCCAGGCTAATCAACTCGAACAGCTCCCGGAAGAACTGGGGAAACTACGGAAACTTCAGTTCCTGTCGCTGAATAACAATCAGTTAACCGGATTTCCTGCTAGTATGGGTCAACTGGATTCCCTAAAAAGATTGTTAATTGGCAACAACCGGTTGAGGAGTCTGCCTGCCACCTTTTCTCAATTGAAAAGCCTGATTGAATTACATATTGGTACCAATGAATTGACCGCGTTGCCTGCCAACTTTGGATCATTGCATACCCTAACCAATTTAACGATTGAAACGAATCCAATCACTGAATTACCCGCATCTATTTGTGAGTTGTATGCATTAGAGTACCTAACGATTATGGGCACTCAGATCCGGCTCTTGCCTGAGCAAATTGGGGCATTGACTAAACTTCGGCAGGTGACGCTGACTAATAATGAATTAATTGCCCTCCCAACTAGCATTGGGCAATGGCAGCATGTGACAAGTATTTCGTTGGAGCGAAACCGGTTAGAGGGTTTGCCAAATTCACTTGGCCGTTTGGGCAAATTGGGGAATCTGAGAATTAGTGGAAAGGATAAGGTTGTAGAAGGCGCTATGGGGGGCATACAGCAATTGCCTGATAGTATTGTGCACTGTACACAATTGTGGGATTTACTCATTGACCGGCAACCTCAGCTCGATGCCGACGATGTGTTTACCAAAGCTGCCCGGATGAAACGGCTAACCCACCTGAAGGTTACCAATTGTAATATCAGCAAATTACCGACTATAGATTGGAAGAATACAGCTTGGCAAATGCTGGTTCTCTCTCAGAATCTACTAACTGAATTGCCCGTGGGTCTGCTGGATGTACCTGCTTTGCAGACCCTGGCTGTGGCTGAGAATCGACTTCCTGAATCGTTGAACCGTGATTTTCATGATAAAGAATCGGTACGCGTTGCCTTTATCGAAGCAGGTTTAGTGCCACTGGAAAGTTTAAGTAAACCCAACCGAAGGGTAGCTTCTGCCTACATGCAAATGTCAGCTCATAAAGCAAGGCAGCGTGATTGGGCGGGTGTTCTGAGCGATCTGGGAAAAGCCATTGAGTACGCACCTGATACCATCCGTTCCTTTGCTTATGGGCAGCGGGCAAGCTTTCATGTTTTTCGAAAAGAATACCCCGAAGCGCTGGCTGATTATGATAAAGCCATTCAATACGCCCCCCAGCTTCGAAAGGAAAAATTGTCGGATACGATGGCTACCACCCGGACGTTGGCTACGTACTGGCAGCAGAAAGCATTCGTGTTAGGTATAATGGGCCAGTATGATGCGGCTCTGTCGGCTATTACGCAGGCTGAGTCGTTCCTTCCGCCAGCGGATACCTATAGCCCTCTAACTGGTCTTGTTCATACCGAGCGAGGCCGCTATCTGGCCATGAAAGATAAACTGGCCGATGCAGATTCCAGTTATCGCAAGGCGATTCGGGCGTATGAAAAATTGATGCATCCCGATCCTGGAATCCGCCTGACAATTGTTGAACTGAGTTTGCTGACGGGGCAATATGACCGGGCGAAGCGAGCCATTGCCGATCTGCCGATGGATCAGATGCGGGATGGCTATGCCACGCTGAAAGAATATCTTGAAATCTGCATAGCTGTTCTGAAGAATGAACAGACAGGTGCACAGGCTATGGAACGTCTGACAGCTTATCTGGACAAACATCCGGCTAAGATTTATGGATGGCGTTTCGATCTGTTCGACAATTGGTTGACCAAATCGAAACTGCCTACCGAAAAAATGGCAACGCTACGTCAATTAACCGATGCCACCAAAGAGCGACTGGTTAAACCCGAATGA
- a CDS encoding n-acetylglutamate synthase, whose protein sequence is MYDNKTFRSVTNTPNGDVSGDTLFHYHQQDKLVWAEYAGGDIVKGFLIAVVLEGGFLDMRYEHVNSQGKLMTGRCSSAPELLPDGRIRLHEQWQWTSGDGSSGTSIVEEVFV, encoded by the coding sequence ATGTACGACAACAAAACCTTCCGATCCGTTACCAATACACCAAATGGTGACGTAAGTGGTGATACGCTTTTTCACTATCACCAGCAGGATAAACTTGTGTGGGCTGAGTATGCCGGAGGAGACATCGTCAAAGGCTTTCTGATTGCGGTTGTACTGGAAGGCGGCTTTTTAGACATGCGTTATGAGCATGTCAACAGTCAGGGTAAGTTGATGACGGGTCGTTGTTCTTCGGCACCTGAATTACTACCCGACGGTCGAATTCGTCTGCATGAGCAATGGCAGTGGACCAGTGGTGATGGTTCCTCAGGAACATCTATTGTTGAAGAAGTTTTTGTATGA